The following coding sequences are from one Halomonas sp. HAL1 window:
- a CDS encoding LysR family transcriptional regulator, which produces MQDYATLRAFVAVARTGSVSRAAEQLHLTQPAISLKLKQLQANLGLTLFSRRPQGLALTSDGHALLPAAEKALASAQAFEQTAGTLHSTLRGKLSIGTIVDPEFLRLGAFLSRLMARAPQLETELHHGMSGSVLNRIAQGDLDVGFYLAPPGEGPGLNQGYKALAWRELTHFDYHVIAPAGWENRLIDTRWEHLATLPWIVTPQDSAHHRLLKQALAKSGAVPNRVAQVDQEACMLDLVRAGVGLSLARDALAMTERQESGLAVADNIRLPCALSFVWRHDSTAESTVNAALNTLDEVWPHRLG; this is translated from the coding sequence ATGCAAGACTACGCGACACTCCGCGCCTTCGTGGCCGTTGCAAGAACGGGCAGCGTATCGCGCGCCGCTGAACAGTTACATTTGACGCAACCTGCGATCAGCCTCAAGTTGAAGCAGTTACAGGCCAATTTAGGTCTCACGCTGTTTAGTCGTCGCCCCCAGGGGCTAGCGCTGACATCCGATGGTCATGCCCTGCTCCCCGCCGCTGAAAAAGCTCTGGCCAGCGCCCAGGCGTTTGAGCAAACCGCTGGAACGCTGCACAGCACGCTACGCGGCAAACTCTCCATCGGCACCATCGTTGACCCAGAATTTCTTCGCTTAGGCGCCTTTTTAAGCCGCCTGATGGCACGAGCACCTCAATTAGAAACCGAACTGCACCATGGAATGAGCGGCAGCGTGCTAAACCGCATCGCACAGGGTGACCTGGATGTCGGCTTTTATCTGGCACCACCTGGTGAAGGCCCTGGATTGAACCAGGGATATAAGGCACTGGCTTGGCGCGAACTGACGCACTTTGATTATCATGTGATTGCCCCTGCAGGCTGGGAAAACCGACTTATTGATACCCGTTGGGAGCACTTAGCCACGCTGCCCTGGATTGTGACGCCACAGGATTCCGCCCACCACCGGCTGCTGAAGCAAGCACTCGCCAAGAGCGGCGCAGTGCCTAACCGGGTAGCCCAGGTTGACCAAGAAGCCTGTATGTTGGATTTGGTCCGCGCAGGCGTTGGCTTAAGCCTGGCCCGCGACGCCCTGGCAATGACTGAGCGCCAAGAGAGTGGCCTGGCAGTTGCAGACAACATCCGCCTGCCCTGCGCATTAAGCTTTGTATGGCGACACGACAGCACTGCCGAATCGACCGTGAACGCGGCACTCAACACGCTAGACGAAGTATGGCCACATCGCTTGGGCTAG
- the msrA gene encoding peptide-methionine (S)-S-oxide reductase MsrA gives MTRLPLLRPFTLSVLAAAGLASTSLQAQATQAEATFAGGCFWCMEPPYDNQPGVNATISGYIGGELENPTYEDISRGGTGHAEVVQIEYDSEQISYEQLLDIFWRNIDPFAVDRQFCDVGDQYRSAIFYHDESQRELAEASKAEMEERFDREIATQIVPATTFWAAEEYHQDYYQKNPVRYKFYRFSCGRDGRLEEVWGEEAGGPTF, from the coding sequence ATGACCCGATTGCCCCTTCTTCGTCCATTCACGCTTAGCGTGTTGGCTGCCGCTGGTCTCGCCAGCACTTCGCTTCAAGCTCAGGCCACTCAAGCGGAGGCCACGTTTGCAGGCGGCTGCTTCTGGTGTATGGAACCCCCTTACGACAACCAACCCGGTGTTAACGCCACCATCTCCGGCTATATCGGCGGCGAACTCGAGAACCCCACTTACGAGGATATCTCCAGGGGTGGTACGGGGCATGCGGAGGTTGTGCAAATCGAATATGACTCAGAGCAGATCAGCTACGAGCAATTGTTGGATATTTTCTGGCGCAACATCGACCCCTTCGCGGTAGATCGTCAGTTTTGCGATGTGGGCGATCAATACCGCTCGGCAATCTTCTATCACGACGAAAGCCAGCGTGAACTCGCCGAAGCCTCCAAAGCGGAAATGGAAGAACGCTTTGACCGAGAAATCGCCACCCAAATAGTACCTGCCACCACCTTCTGGGCGGCCGAGGAGTACCACCAGGATTATTATCAAAAGAACCCCGTTCGCTATAAATTCTATCGCTTCAGCTGTGGGCGCGATGGACGCCTGGAAGAGGTGTGGGGCGAAGAAGCCGGTGGACCAACGTTTTAA
- a CDS encoding NAD-dependent succinate-semialdehyde dehydrogenase yields MSNSITTINPTNGEALDTYALMSSAEAKQVVDACYDAFLDWRLESLESRAKTVKAIGQAMQAHKEELADLMVKEMGKLPEQARQEVDLCTAICDYTAEHGPKKLADEERQPGNGERGFVTYSPMGVIYGIQPWNFPAYQVVRYSIANIMAGNGVLLKHAENVTGSGLLLEKIYREAGLPENVFRTLVISHDTSDEVIAHSAVRGVTLTGSDAAGRKVAVKAAEHLKKTVLELGSNDAYLVLDDADMDVAIDTCVQGRVYNGGQTCVAAKRFVVTEKNYEAFKERYVERMQSLKAGDPTQEGSDLGPMARVDLRDGLHDQVEESVRKGAKILCGGEKPSGKGAFYPVTVLDNVTPGQPAYDDELFGPVAALIRAKDDEDAMRIANDSRYGLGGGIISKDVKRATELASKYFDTGMVFINGFGVATPEMPFGGVKNSGYGREHGGFGMLEFVNAKSVIVVQE; encoded by the coding sequence ATGAGCAACAGCATCACGACGATTAACCCGACTAACGGTGAAGCGCTCGATACTTACGCACTGATGAGTAGTGCTGAAGCCAAGCAGGTAGTCGATGCCTGCTACGATGCTTTTCTCGATTGGCGCCTTGAGTCACTCGAAAGCCGCGCCAAAACGGTGAAGGCGATTGGCCAAGCGATGCAAGCGCACAAAGAAGAGCTTGCTGACCTGATGGTCAAAGAGATGGGCAAACTACCTGAACAAGCGCGCCAGGAAGTCGATCTGTGTACCGCTATTTGTGACTACACCGCGGAACACGGTCCTAAGAAGCTAGCCGATGAAGAGCGTCAGCCGGGCAATGGCGAGCGTGGCTTTGTGACTTATTCACCCATGGGCGTCATTTACGGCATTCAGCCCTGGAACTTCCCCGCTTATCAAGTAGTTCGCTACTCTATTGCCAATATTATGGCGGGTAACGGCGTCCTGTTGAAGCACGCTGAAAACGTGACGGGTAGCGGACTGCTGTTGGAAAAAATCTATCGTGAAGCGGGACTTCCCGAGAACGTTTTCCGCACGCTCGTGATCTCTCATGACACTTCCGACGAAGTAATTGCTCACTCTGCAGTTCGCGGCGTCACTCTGACAGGCAGCGACGCCGCGGGTCGTAAAGTGGCCGTTAAAGCCGCTGAGCACCTCAAAAAGACCGTGCTTGAGCTGGGATCTAACGATGCTTATCTGGTGCTTGATGATGCCGACATGGATGTGGCGATCGACACCTGCGTTCAGGGGCGTGTCTACAACGGCGGTCAAACCTGTGTAGCGGCCAAGCGTTTTGTAGTGACTGAAAAGAACTATGAAGCGTTCAAAGAGCGCTACGTAGAACGCATGCAGTCGCTAAAGGCGGGTGATCCGACCCAAGAAGGTAGCGACCTTGGCCCCATGGCCCGCGTTGACCTGCGCGACGGTCTTCACGACCAAGTAGAAGAGAGCGTGCGTAAAGGCGCGAAGATCCTCTGCGGTGGCGAGAAACCATCCGGTAAAGGCGCATTTTACCCGGTCACCGTGCTGGATAACGTGACCCCTGGTCAGCCAGCATACGACGACGAACTATTTGGTCCGGTTGCCGCGCTGATTCGCGCCAAAGATGATGAAGATGCGATGCGTATCGCCAACGACAGCCGGTACGGCCTGGGCGGCGGCATCATCTCTAAAGACGTTAAGCGCGCTACCGAGCTTGCCAGCAAGTACTTCGATACTGGCATGGTGTTTATCAACGGCTTTGGTGTCGCTACACCGGAAATGCCCTTCGGCGGGGTGAAAAACTCCGGTTATGGGCGTGAACACGGCGGCTTTGGCATGCTTGAGTTCGTTAATGCCAAATCAGTCATCGTCGTACAAGAGTAA
- a CDS encoding phosphatidylglycerophosphatase A — MLDTFNFWLATGFGLGLAPIAPGTFGSLLGIPLAWWLLSRPLGQQGIVMAVLLVLAVLVCHVAAWHYDGLDHGSIVADEYVAFPLAVIGLAAARHPLVIALGLGVYRFFDALKPPPIHLTEFVHGGFGIVLDDVVAALITWVIMAIGIKLWQRRASEQHLSS, encoded by the coding sequence ATGCTGGATACGTTTAATTTTTGGTTAGCGACGGGCTTTGGACTAGGGCTAGCGCCGATTGCACCCGGTACGTTTGGCTCTCTGTTGGGGATTCCCTTGGCGTGGTGGTTATTGAGCCGCCCATTGGGCCAGCAAGGGATCGTTATGGCGGTTCTGTTGGTGCTGGCAGTGCTGGTTTGCCACGTTGCCGCCTGGCATTATGATGGGTTGGATCATGGCAGTATTGTCGCCGACGAGTATGTAGCCTTTCCGCTTGCGGTTATTGGTTTAGCGGCAGCGCGCCATCCCTTGGTAATCGCGCTCGGGCTTGGTGTTTACCGCTTCTTTGATGCGTTAAAACCACCGCCGATTCATCTAACTGAGTTTGTGCATGGCGGTTTCGGTATTGTTTTAGACGATGTTGTCGCAGCGTTGATAACGTGGGTGATTATGGCGATAGGCATAAAGCTATGGCAGCGCCGAGCGTCTGAACAACATTTAAGCTCTTAA
- a CDS encoding tellurite resistance TerB family protein: MNASKILQQLMQQAGGSQKGGSSSGVDVKGILSGLSKQLGGGSSGQGSSSSGGFDVKSLLGGGAMGMLVGSKRGRSMGGKALKYGAIAGVGMLAWKAWQSSQAAKTDSGQNTAQHASEGERVEVLSGENQERRSLELLQAMIMAARADGHIDEQEQALITEQIDALGADQEMHNWVEQQLKAPLDAQALAREADSPQAAREMYLISVAVTDDQNPMERAWLDQLASALNLPKEMTAELERQAEQAG, encoded by the coding sequence ATGAACGCGAGCAAGATTTTACAGCAGCTGATGCAGCAAGCCGGCGGCAGCCAGAAGGGCGGTAGCAGCAGCGGTGTCGATGTTAAAGGCATCCTGAGTGGGCTTTCTAAGCAATTAGGCGGCGGTAGTAGTGGCCAAGGAAGCAGCTCATCCGGTGGTTTTGATGTTAAAAGCCTGCTTGGTGGCGGTGCCATGGGTATGTTGGTCGGTTCTAAGCGTGGTCGTAGCATGGGTGGCAAAGCGCTAAAATATGGCGCGATTGCCGGGGTAGGCATGCTGGCGTGGAAAGCATGGCAAAGCTCTCAGGCGGCAAAAACTGACAGTGGGCAAAATACTGCCCAACATGCGTCAGAGGGCGAACGGGTTGAAGTCCTCAGCGGTGAGAACCAAGAGCGTCGCAGCCTGGAGCTACTGCAGGCAATGATTATGGCGGCACGTGCCGACGGTCATATTGATGAGCAGGAACAGGCGTTGATCACCGAGCAGATCGATGCCTTAGGTGCCGATCAAGAGATGCATAACTGGGTAGAGCAGCAGTTAAAAGCACCGCTGGATGCACAGGCGCTGGCTCGTGAGGCAGATTCCCCTCAGGCGGCACGCGAGATGTACCTGATTAGTGTGGCAGTGACCGACGATCAAAACCCTATGGAACGCGCTTGGCTGGACCAGTTGGCCAGTGCCCTTAACTTACCCAAAGAGATGACGGCCGAACTTGAGCGTCAAGCTGAGCAGGCGGGTTAA
- a CDS encoding CoA-acylating methylmalonate-semialdehyde dehydrogenase — translation MTTTAIQHFINGQVTAGESSNSQDVFNPATGSVTGRVSLASSKDVNTAVEAAQAAFPAWADTPPIRRARVMFKFLELLNVHKDELAEAITKEHGKVFTDAQGEVARGIDIVEFACGIPQLLKGDYTEQVSTGIDNWTMRQPLGVVAGITPFNFPAMVPMWMFPLAIAAGNTFILKPSPLDPSASLLMADLLKQAGLPDGVFNVVQGDKDSVEALLDHPHVKALSFVGSTPIANLIYERGARNGKRIQALGGAKNHMVVMPDAHLDKAVDALIGAAYGSAGERCMAISVAVLVGDVADKVVPALAERAKALKVKDGMQLDAEMGPIVTRQAHQRITGYIEKGVAEGAELVVDGRAFEASAAGESCAEGFWMGGTLFDNVTPEMTIYKEEIFGPVLVCVRVPDIATAIQLINDHEFGNGVSCFTESGTVAREFGRRIQVGMVGINVPIPVPMAWHGFGGWKRSLFGDTHAYGEEGVRFYTKQKSIMQRWSDSIDAGAEFVMPTAK, via the coding sequence ATGACAACAACAGCGATTCAGCACTTTATTAATGGCCAGGTCACCGCTGGCGAGTCTTCAAACTCGCAGGACGTTTTTAACCCCGCCACCGGTAGCGTGACTGGCCGTGTATCGCTCGCTTCATCAAAAGATGTGAACACCGCCGTCGAAGCGGCTCAAGCTGCCTTTCCGGCCTGGGCCGACACACCGCCCATTCGCCGTGCCCGTGTGATGTTCAAGTTTCTAGAGCTGTTAAATGTTCACAAAGACGAGCTAGCCGAAGCGATTACCAAAGAGCACGGTAAAGTATTTACCGATGCCCAGGGTGAAGTGGCACGCGGTATTGATATTGTCGAGTTCGCGTGCGGAATTCCCCAGTTGCTCAAGGGTGACTATACCGAGCAGGTAAGTACCGGCATCGATAACTGGACGATGCGCCAGCCCCTAGGCGTGGTCGCGGGTATAACGCCATTTAATTTCCCGGCCATGGTGCCGATGTGGATGTTCCCACTCGCCATTGCGGCGGGTAATACGTTTATCTTGAAGCCAAGCCCGCTTGACCCAAGCGCCTCACTGTTGATGGCCGATCTGCTAAAGCAGGCGGGTCTGCCCGATGGCGTTTTCAACGTCGTCCAGGGCGACAAGGATTCGGTGGAAGCGCTGCTCGACCATCCCCACGTTAAGGCGCTGTCGTTTGTGGGTTCTACGCCGATTGCCAATTTGATCTACGAGCGCGGCGCGCGGAATGGCAAGCGTATTCAAGCACTAGGCGGGGCTAAAAATCACATGGTGGTGATGCCGGATGCCCATCTTGATAAAGCAGTCGATGCACTGATCGGCGCCGCCTACGGCTCTGCCGGTGAGCGTTGCATGGCGATTAGCGTGGCGGTGTTGGTCGGCGACGTGGCGGATAAGGTCGTCCCGGCACTGGCTGAGCGGGCTAAAGCGCTAAAAGTAAAAGACGGTATGCAGCTTGATGCGGAAATGGGCCCCATTGTGACCCGCCAAGCCCACCAGCGTATTACTGGCTATATCGAAAAAGGCGTGGCGGAAGGTGCTGAACTGGTCGTCGATGGCCGTGCCTTTGAGGCCTCAGCGGCGGGTGAGAGCTGTGCCGAAGGCTTCTGGATGGGCGGTACGCTGTTCGACAACGTCACCCCCGAGATGACGATCTATAAGGAGGAGATTTTTGGCCCGGTGCTGGTCTGTGTGCGAGTGCCGGATATCGCCACCGCGATCCAGTTGATTAACGATCACGAGTTTGGCAACGGCGTCAGCTGCTTCACTGAAAGCGGTACGGTGGCGCGGGAGTTTGGCCGCCGTATTCAGGTCGGCATGGTGGGGATCAATGTGCCTATCCCGGTGCCGATGGCGTGGCACGGCTTTGGCGGCTGGAAGCGCTCCTTGTTTGGCGATACTCATGCCTACGGTGAAGAGGGCGTGCGTTTTTACACCAAGCAGAAATCAATTATGCAGCGCTGGTCGGACTCAATTGATGCGGGTGCTGAGTTCGTCATGCCGACCGCGAAGTAA
- a CDS encoding AAA family ATPase — MTPLTLTMQAFGPFAGTETIDFTALGRSPLFLINGPTGAGKSSILDALCFALYGQTTGNEREPSQMRCDQANATLLTEVTLDFRLRGADYRVRRVPQQERPKARGEGTTTHNAEAQLWRLNAEGEVETCLVARKVNDATAELQTLIGLDANQFRQVMVLPQGKFRELLIADSKKREEIFSQLFQTQIFQRIEERLRLQANQIEREVKEHRQHISGILAGGELESEAALEQELEALTPQVEQARKDFETAQLQRRKAEKQRDDAQALQRQFEARESLAAEKTRHLEQQGQVVSIQDHLTQSEHAQALRPQRTALTQAQQALSTAHAEQQQADAALSSQRTSAEQAQRAFEAARERQTGLPELRERHRQLSEFIQKGQQLSELQARFQTAQAAWQQADGALKRDEEQLDTIRQQGEAAGVNLERLQAERQQLASAPVELSRYETLLTQGKELDALTDQGRELTTQQQQAAAALDQRRSESEQAERFATEQEMRWHQGQAALLALTLEDDAPCPVCGSLAHPTPAVNNADIVTKEQVEDARSAQAQARQSFQGAERHHQRLAQQISYHSEQVQRLNQQLGEWASQPLNELQKTCDELHRQVSRQASVEREISQQITVRDALRREWGALDKQLKAQRPAVEKAKEDALRLESQRDQLSQSLPDDARDPAAMQKTLTELERQVTQIEQAWDSAQQALTSSQTQLARAEEQLRGASERVEQAKQTLEQTQAEWQAVLQASPFEGEAAFQAAQLDDAQRQELIHQVETYQRRLAELEGALQNYHAQLAEKTSPDWATLSSQTEAAQAEENIQLEAWRTLDGRLTTLHGIRQKLAKAHTAQAELEAQYQVWGTLSEVANGRTGHRISLQRFVLGVLLDDVLIQASERLVRMSRGRYQLVRREDPTKGNKASGLELDVADTYTGKNRSVATLSGGESFMAALSLALGLSDVVQAYAGGIQLDTLFIDEGFGSLDQDALDQAIAMLSELQMGGRMIGVISHVSELKEQMPIRIEVRASRHGSSVEVKGALL, encoded by the coding sequence CGTACCTCAACAGGAGCGCCCCAAGGCACGTGGCGAAGGCACCACTACTCATAACGCGGAAGCGCAGCTATGGCGCTTAAACGCGGAGGGCGAGGTAGAGACCTGCTTGGTGGCGCGCAAAGTCAACGATGCCACCGCTGAGCTGCAAACCTTGATAGGCCTGGATGCCAACCAGTTTCGCCAAGTGATGGTGCTGCCCCAAGGCAAGTTTCGCGAATTGCTGATCGCTGACTCCAAAAAGCGCGAGGAGATTTTTTCCCAGCTGTTTCAAACGCAAATCTTTCAGCGTATTGAAGAGCGTTTGCGCCTTCAGGCCAATCAGATAGAACGAGAAGTGAAAGAGCATCGCCAACATATCAGTGGCATTCTCGCCGGTGGTGAGCTGGAGAGTGAAGCTGCTTTAGAGCAAGAGCTGGAAGCGTTGACGCCCCAGGTTGAGCAAGCGCGAAAGGACTTCGAAACCGCCCAACTGCAGCGACGTAAAGCCGAAAAACAGCGTGATGATGCCCAGGCACTTCAGCGTCAGTTTGAAGCGCGGGAGAGCTTGGCGGCTGAAAAAACGCGTCATCTTGAACAGCAGGGCCAGGTCGTCAGCATTCAAGACCATTTGACCCAAAGTGAACACGCACAGGCGTTGCGCCCCCAGCGTACGGCGTTAACCCAAGCGCAGCAGGCGCTAAGCACCGCGCACGCGGAACAGCAGCAGGCAGACGCCGCACTGAGCAGCCAGCGCACTAGCGCGGAGCAGGCGCAGCGTGCATTTGAGGCGGCCCGCGAGCGTCAGACAGGGCTCCCTGAGCTGCGCGAGCGTCATCGCCAGTTGAGCGAGTTTATTCAAAAAGGCCAACAATTAAGCGAACTACAGGCGCGATTCCAAACGGCACAGGCCGCTTGGCAACAAGCTGACGGTGCCCTCAAGCGCGATGAGGAGCAACTGGACACCATTCGCCAACAGGGCGAGGCGGCAGGCGTTAATCTCGAACGGTTACAGGCGGAACGCCAGCAGCTGGCCAGCGCCCCTGTCGAGCTAAGCCGCTATGAAACGCTGCTAACTCAAGGTAAAGAACTGGATGCGCTAACCGACCAGGGACGCGAGCTCACCACGCAGCAACAGCAGGCGGCGGCAGCACTAGACCAGCGGCGCAGTGAGTCAGAACAGGCGGAACGCTTCGCTACCGAGCAGGAGATGCGGTGGCATCAAGGGCAGGCTGCGCTGTTAGCGCTCACGCTTGAGGACGATGCCCCTTGCCCTGTCTGCGGCAGCCTGGCGCATCCGACCCCGGCCGTTAATAACGCAGATATCGTCACCAAAGAGCAGGTGGAAGACGCGCGCTCAGCCCAGGCGCAGGCCCGTCAATCTTTCCAGGGAGCTGAACGCCATCACCAACGGCTAGCGCAGCAGATAAGCTACCACAGCGAGCAAGTACAGCGACTCAATCAGCAATTAGGCGAGTGGGCTAGCCAACCGCTGAATGAGCTACAAAAAACCTGCGATGAGTTGCATCGCCAGGTCTCTCGGCAGGCAAGCGTTGAGCGCGAGATTAGCCAACAAATCACTGTCCGTGATGCGTTAAGGCGTGAGTGGGGCGCACTGGATAAACAGCTTAAAGCCCAGCGGCCCGCGGTTGAAAAAGCCAAAGAGGACGCGTTGAGGCTAGAAAGCCAGCGCGATCAGTTGAGTCAGTCGCTGCCTGACGACGCTCGTGATCCTGCCGCAATGCAAAAAACGCTCACGGAACTCGAGCGCCAAGTTACCCAAATTGAACAAGCCTGGGATAGTGCTCAGCAGGCGCTGACGAGCAGCCAAACCCAACTGGCGCGAGCGGAAGAGCAGCTAAGGGGAGCCAGCGAGCGAGTCGAGCAGGCTAAACAAACACTTGAACAGACCCAAGCAGAGTGGCAGGCAGTGCTTCAGGCCAGCCCCTTTGAGGGTGAGGCCGCCTTTCAGGCAGCCCAACTGGATGACGCTCAGCGTCAGGAGCTCATTCATCAGGTAGAAACGTACCAGCGCCGTTTGGCCGAATTAGAAGGGGCGCTGCAGAATTACCACGCTCAACTGGCTGAAAAAACGTCCCCGGATTGGGCTACGCTTTCTAGTCAAACCGAGGCCGCCCAAGCGGAAGAAAATATCCAGTTGGAGGCGTGGCGGACGCTGGATGGACGCTTAACCACACTGCATGGCATCCGCCAAAAACTGGCCAAGGCGCACACGGCTCAGGCTGAACTTGAAGCCCAGTATCAGGTGTGGGGCACGTTGAGCGAGGTCGCTAACGGCCGCACTGGGCACCGCATTAGCCTGCAGCGCTTTGTGCTGGGGGTGCTGCTGGATGACGTTCTGATTCAAGCGTCTGAACGGCTGGTACGCATGAGCCGCGGGCGTTATCAGTTGGTGCGCCGCGAGGACCCCACTAAGGGCAATAAAGCGTCAGGCCTCGAGCTGGATGTGGCGGACACCTACACTGGCAAGAACCGTTCGGTAGCGACACTTTCCGGCGGGGAGTCTTTCATGGCAGCGCTGTCGTTAGCGCTGGGCCTTTCGGATGTGGTGCAGGCTTACGCTGGCGGTATTCAACTGGATACGCTATTTATCGATGAAGGGTTTGGTAGCCTCGATCAGGATGCCCTGGATCAAGCCATTGCCATGCTTAGCGAACTGCAAATGGGCGGGCGCATGATTGGGGTGATTTCCCATGTCAGCGAGCTCAAAGAGCAAATGCCCATCCGTATAGAGGTACGCGCGAGCCGCCATGGGAGCTCGGTTGAAGTAAAGGGCGCACTGCTTTAA